The following are encoded together in the Fundulus heteroclitus isolate FHET01 chromosome 19, MU-UCD_Fhet_4.1, whole genome shotgun sequence genome:
- the haus2 gene encoding HAUS augmin-like complex subunit 2 isoform X1, with product MKQMQQWDLSPFTVTPAASLLSRCVSAGAVSQDEIDSAFSEPGPVLSPHLQEAEEQIRKHKQLWEVQLQLELLKVDEQSADVAHAFHLSQKNEQLELLGNHLLAILREHTVLRQRLMRPLASTSLPVQAHMHPFVVDSVQLMMDFIECLEEKLRCTHSPTSAADCLALLDSSLALMLTLAAESETLFRRIQQWRSVSTSRTGPPEAQHLSPPTAGPPAS from the exons ATGAAACAG ATGCAGCAGTGGGATTTGTCTCCCTTCACCGTGACTCCGGCTGCCAGCTTGCTGTCCAGATGTGTCTCTGCTGGAGCCGTGTCCCAG GATGAAATCGACTCGGCCTTCTCTGAGCCGGGCCCCGTCCTCTCACCACACCTGCAGGAGGCTGAAGAGCAGATCAGAAAGCACAAGCAGCTGTGGGAG GTGCAGCTGCAGTTGGAGCTTTTGAAGGTGGATGAACAAAGTGCTGACGTCGCTCATGCCTTCCACCTCA GTCAGAAGAACGagcagctggagctgctggGTAATCACCTCCTGGCCATCCTGAGGGAACACACGGTTCTGAGGCAGAGACTGATGAGGCCGCTGGCTAGCACCAGTCTGCCTGTCCAGGCTCACATGCATCC CTTCGTGGTGGACTCCGTCCAGCTGATGATGGACTTCATAGAGTGTCTGGAGGAGAAGCTGAGATGTACCCACAGTCCGACCAGCGCCGCCGACTGTCTCGCCCTGCTG GATAGCTCCCTGGCTCTCATGCTGACTCTGGCAGCAGAATCAGAAACGCTGTTCCGCAGGATTCAGCAGTGGAGGTCCGTCAGCACCAGCCGCACAGGACCGCCTGAGGCACAGCATCTGTCTCCTCCCACAGCTGGGCCCCCGGCTTCCTGA
- the lrrc57 gene encoding leucine-rich repeat-containing protein 57 translates to MGNSALKSHLETSQKTGVFQLTAKGLQEFPEELQRLTANLRTVDLSGNKIEVLPGSVGNFLQLKSLTLNSNKLTGLPEEIGKLKKLETLSLNGNRIQQLPPAVGQLKALKTLNLAGNLFTEFPVGLGTLRHLDLLDLSRNRIQNVPAEVSELQTIEINLNQNQISVLSAEVSRCPRLKVLRLEENCLELSSIPDSILTDSQVSLFSVEGNLFEVKRLRELEGYEKYMERFTATKKKFA, encoded by the exons ATGGGGAACAGCGCGCTGAAGTCTCACCTGGAAACCTCCCAGAAAACCGGAGTGTTCCAGCTGACGGCCAAAGGCCTGCAGGAG TTTCCAGAGGAGCTCCAGAGGCTCACCGCTAACCTGAGAACGGTGGATCTGTCGGGGAACAAGATCGAGGTTCTCCCAGGCTCAGTCGGCAACTTCCTGCAGCTTAAAAGTCTGACGCTGAATTCCAACAAGCTAA CTGGCCTTCCTGAGGAGATCGGCAAGCTGAAGAAGCTTGAGACCCTGAGTTTGAATGGGAATAGGATCCAACAGCTACCCCCTGCTGTGGGCCAGCTCAAGGCCCTGAAGACCCTTAACCTGGCCGGGAACCTGTTCACCGAGTTCCCCGTAGGACTAGGAACCCTGAGGCACCTGGACCTGCTGGATTTGTCCAGAAACAGGATTCAGAACGTCCCAGCAGAGGTGTCGGAGCTGCAGACCATTGAGATCAACCTCAACCAAAACCAG ATCTCAGTGCTGTCAGCAGAAGTGTCCCGCTGTCCTCGTCTGAAAGTTCTTCGTCTGGAGGAGAACTGTCTGGAACTCTCCTCCATTCCTGATTCCATCCTGACTGACTCCCAGGTGTCCCTGTTCTCCGTGGAGGGAAACCTGTTTGAAGTCAAGAGGCTCCGAGAACTGGAGGGATATGAAAAg
- the haus2 gene encoding HAUS augmin-like complex subunit 2 isoform X2 gives MQQWDLSPFTVTPAASLLSRCVSAGAVSQDEIDSAFSEPGPVLSPHLQEAEEQIRKHKQLWEVQLQLELLKVDEQSADVAHAFHLSQKNEQLELLGNHLLAILREHTVLRQRLMRPLASTSLPVQAHMHPFVVDSVQLMMDFIECLEEKLRCTHSPTSAADCLALLDSSLALMLTLAAESETLFRRIQQWRSVSTSRTGPPEAQHLSPPTAGPPAS, from the exons ATGCAGCAGTGGGATTTGTCTCCCTTCACCGTGACTCCGGCTGCCAGCTTGCTGTCCAGATGTGTCTCTGCTGGAGCCGTGTCCCAG GATGAAATCGACTCGGCCTTCTCTGAGCCGGGCCCCGTCCTCTCACCACACCTGCAGGAGGCTGAAGAGCAGATCAGAAAGCACAAGCAGCTGTGGGAG GTGCAGCTGCAGTTGGAGCTTTTGAAGGTGGATGAACAAAGTGCTGACGTCGCTCATGCCTTCCACCTCA GTCAGAAGAACGagcagctggagctgctggGTAATCACCTCCTGGCCATCCTGAGGGAACACACGGTTCTGAGGCAGAGACTGATGAGGCCGCTGGCTAGCACCAGTCTGCCTGTCCAGGCTCACATGCATCC CTTCGTGGTGGACTCCGTCCAGCTGATGATGGACTTCATAGAGTGTCTGGAGGAGAAGCTGAGATGTACCCACAGTCCGACCAGCGCCGCCGACTGTCTCGCCCTGCTG GATAGCTCCCTGGCTCTCATGCTGACTCTGGCAGCAGAATCAGAAACGCTGTTCCGCAGGATTCAGCAGTGGAGGTCCGTCAGCACCAGCCGCACAGGACCGCCTGAGGCACAGCATCTGTCTCCTCCCACAGCTGGGCCCCCGGCTTCCTGA